Proteins encoded together in one Prionailurus viverrinus isolate Anna chromosome B1, UM_Priviv_1.0, whole genome shotgun sequence window:
- the SMIM43 gene encoding small integral membrane protein 43 — translation MEWELNFLLYLALFFFLLFLLFLLLFVVIKQLKNSVASTAGALQPGRLSLHREPWGFSREQAV, via the coding sequence ATGGAGTGGGAGCTCAACTTTCTGCTCTACCTGGCgctctttttcttcctgctcttcttACTTTTCCTATTGCTCTTCGTGGTCATCAAGCAGCTGAAGAACTCTGTGGCCAGCACGGCTGGGGCGCTCCAGCCCGGGCGTCTCTCACTGCACCGGGAGCCTTGGGGCTTCTCCCGAGAGCAAGCGGTGTGA